The sequence GCGCTGAGGTCGATCAGGGCGCTCGACCCGGGCGTGCCGATCGCGGCGGGCAACGTCGTCACCGCCGAGGGCGTGCGCGACCTGGCCGAGGCCGGGGCGGACATCCTCAAGGTCGGCGTCGGGCCGGGCGCCATGTGCACCACCCGGATGATGACCGGCGTCGGCCGTCCCCAGTTCTCCGCGGTGCTGGAGTGCTCGGCCGAGGCCCGCCGCCTCGGCCGCCACGTGTGGGCCGACGGCGGCGTCCGGCACCCGCGCGACGTGGCCCTCGCCCTGGCCGCCGGAGCCGCCAACGTGATGGTCGGCTCCTGGTTCGCCGGGACCTACGAGTCTCCCGGTGACACCCGCACCGCCCCCGACGGGCGCAAGTACAAGGAGAACTTCGGCATGGCCTCGGCCCGCGCCGTGAAGCTGCGCACCGCCGAGGACTCCCCCTTCGACCGGGCACGCAAGGCGCTGTTCGAGGAGGGCATCTCCACCTCGCGGATGTATCTCGACCCGGCACGGCCCAGCGTCGAGGACCAGATCGACGCCATCGTGGCCGGCCTGCGCTCCTCGTGCACCTACGCGGGCGCCTCCACGCTGGAGGAGTTCCACGAGCGCGCGGTGGTCGGCATCCAGAGCTCGTCCGGCTACACCGAGGGCATGCCGCTCCACCAGAGCTGGTAGTCCCCGCCCGGCGGTGGCGTCCCACGGCGCCGCCGCCTGCGGCCCGTCCCCGCCGTGAACGCGCTCGCGCGCCCGGCCCGGCCGGTCACGGGGCGGTCAGTGCCGCCTTCGCACTCCCGCCAGGTGGGCGCGACGGTCACGGCGGTCGTGCAGGTACAGCGGCCGCCTGCCCGTGTAGCGGGTGAGACGGCACAGTGCCATCAGTCCTGCGAGCGCGAGCATTGCTTCGATCATCACGATGAATGCGATCATCGAATCTCCTTGAGTGTGGAGACCCCGGGCTTCAGCCATGGGGAGGAGGGCGATCCAGGTTCTTTCGCGGACCTGGCGCCGGACGACCCGTACCGCCGCCCACCGACGGCGTCTTTCCCTAAAGAACCTTAACAGTGACAGGGCGGTTTGTCGCCCTATGTCCGCTTTCGTCAGAAAACTTTTCGTTTGAAAGTATTGCATGTCCTCCGCGGACACAAGGTCTCGCCCGCGATCGCGCATTGTCGACGGGGGGCAGGGTAGTCGCCAGGCCGGATCCCCCTCTACGCACGGGAAGGCGAACGGACATGGCAGAACTCCCCACCCCCCTGGCCACCCCCCCGGCCACCCAGGTCGTCGTCGACCGGAGAGTGCTGGTCGGCTACGACAACTACCTGGCCGCGCAGCGAGCCGTGGACTCGCTCTCCGACGCGGGCTTCCCCGTCGAGCACGTGGCGATCGTCGGCAGCGACCTGAAGCTGGAGGAGACCGTCACCGGCAGGATGACCAACGGACGCGCCGCGCTCACCGGGGCGGGGAGCGGTGCCGTCTTCGGCGCTGTGGTGGGGATGTTCCTCGGGCTGTTCACCTCGACCACGATGTCGTTCATCGTGCTCGTGCTCTGGGCGGCGCTCTGGGGCGCCGTGATGGGAGCGGCCTTCGGGTTCATCAACCACTTCTTCACCGGCGGCAAGCGGGACTTCGCCTCACGCAGCGCGATCGTCGCCGGCCGCTACGACGTGCTGGTCGCGGCCTCCCACCTCGACCACGCCCGCGCCGTCATGGAAGGGGCCCCCGGTCCCGCCGACACGATGGTGGTCGAGGTTCCGCCATCCGCCGGCCTCTACGATCCGGCCGCCGCGCAGCCCACGGCCCCCGACCACCACGCCGTCACGACACCCTCCGCGCCCGGCCACCACGCCACCGCCGAGCCCGCCGCGCCGGACCGCCGCGCCTGACCGGCCGGCCCCGCGCACGCCGCCCGATGTCCCCAGGCCCGGCCGCCGGCCCCGGGCGGGCCTGGGGGCATCGGGCGTGCTCAGCCCTTGACGCTGCCCGCGAGCAGGCCCCGGACGAAGTAGCGCTGCATCGACAGGAAGACGGCCAGCGGGATGATCACCGAGACGAACGCGCCCGAGGTCAGGCGCTGCCACTCGTTGCCCTTGGTGCCGGCCATCTGTGCCAGCCGTACCGTCATGGGGGCGGTCTCCGCGGTGCCGCCGGCGAAGATCAGGGCCACCAGCAGGTCGTTCCAGACCCAGAGGAACTGGAAGATGCCGAAGGTGGCGAGCGCGGGCCCGACCAGGGGCAGGACCAGCTTGCGCAGGATCGCGCCGTGGGTGGCGCCGTCCACGCGGGCGGCCTCCATGAGCTCGCCCGGCAGCTCGGACATGAAGTTGTGGATCAGGAAGATGCCCAGCGGCAGCGCGAAGCAGGTGTGCGCGAACCAGACCTGGACGAAGCGGGCGGGCCCTTCCAGGTCCCAGCCGGGCAGCACCTGGACGCCGAAGACGTCCACGCCCTGGGAGAAGAACGACAGCAGCGGGACCAGGGCCATCTGCAGCGGCACGATCTGGAGCGCGAAGATGCCGATGTAGATCCACTCACGCCCCCGGAACGGCAGCCAGGCCAGCGCGTAGGCGGCGAAGGTGGCCAGGGCCAGCGGCAGGAGCACCGAGGGGATCGTGATGACGATCGAGTTGATCAGGAAGCTCATCATCTGGCCGGAGGACGAGGAGGTGCCGAACAGCACCTCCTGGTAGTTCTCCAGCGTGAGCTGCGGATCGGAGAAGAACGTCCACCACCCGGTGGACTTGATCTGGTCCTCCGGGCGCAGCGAGGACAGCAGCAGGCCGAAGGTCGGAGTGGTCCACAGGACGGCGATGACGATCGCCACGGCGCTGGCGACCCGGCTGGTCAGCCGCCGGCGGACCCGCTGGGGGGCCGTGACGGCCCTGGTCCGCGCCACGGTCTCGGTCAATGTGGTCACGCGGACTCCTTCGTCGGAGACGTTCCCGTAACGCCGTGCCTGCCTGCTCGCCCTGTCCGCCCGTTCACCGGACCTCCCGGCGCTGGCGGATCTGGTAGATCACGATGGGCGTCACCAGGACGAACAGGAAGACCGCGAGTGCCGCGCCCTTGCCAGTCTCGCCGTAGCGGAACGCCTGGTTGTACATCTCGTTGGCGATGACGCTGGTGTCGAACTGGCCGCCGGTCATCGTGCGGACGATGTCGAACAGCTTCAGGGTGCCGATCGACTGGGTGACCAGCACCACGATCACCGCCGAGCGGATGGAGGGCAGCGTCACCCGGAAGAACATCTGCGTCGGGCTCGCCCCGTCCAGCCGGGCGGCCTCGATGATCTCCGCCGGGATCCCCTTGATCGCGGCGGAGAGCACCACGGTGGCGAAGCCCGCCTGGATCCAGACCATCACCACGATCAGGAACAGCGTGTTCAGCGGCGGCTCCTGAAGCCACTGCTGGGGTTCGCCGCCCATGCTCACCACGAGCTGGTTGAGCAGGCCGATCTGGTCCTGGTCCTCGGCGCGGTAGGCGTAGACGAACCGCCAGATGATGCCCGCGCCGACGAACGAGATCGCCATCGGCAGGAACACCAGCGACTTGGCGAGCGACTCGAAGCGGGTGCGGTCCACCAGGACCGCGTAGACCAGCCCGACCGTGGTCACCAGCAGCGGCACGAGCAGGACCCAGATGAGCGTGTTGCGCAACACGGTCAGGGCCTCGGGCTGGGTGAACATCCAGGCGTAGTTGTCCAGGCCCACCCAGTTCAGGCCGTCGCCGCTCATGAACGACAGCAAGGTCGTCCGTACGGCGGGCACCACCAGGCCGATTCCGAGGAGGGCGACGGCGGGCAGGAGCAGGATCGTCGCGTGGGGCCAGGCCCGCCGCCGCATCGGGGCGCGGTCGACCAGCAGCAGGATCACCGCGACCACCACGAGGAACGCGGCGACGCCGATCAGCAGTTGAACGAGTTTGGGCTGTTCGGCGGCGAAGTCGAAGTCCATCGGAGGGAACTCCCGGAAAAGATCGTGCCGAGGGGGGCGCCATGTCCGGCCCCGCAGACTACACGGGACCGGACATACAGGTAAATATCAGGACTTAGGCCAGGAGGCTTCGATGTAGTCGAGGACCGTCTTGGTGTCCTTGCCGTTGATCCAGTCGGTCATGCCCTTCCAGAAGGTGCCGGCGCCGACTGCGGCCGGCATCAGGTCCGAGCCGTCGAAGCGGAAGACCGTCTCCGGGTCCTGCAGCATCTCGATGGAGAGCTTGTCGATGGGGTTCTGCGCGTTGGCGGGATCGACGCCCTTGCGCGCGGAGACGTAGGTCCCCAGCTTCATCCGGGTGTTGGGGAACTCCGCGGAGGCGAGGTAGGCCTGCACGGCCTGGACCTCGGGACGGTCGGTGAAGGCCGCCACGAACTCGCCCGCGCCGAGGACCGGCTTCTTGGACGGGTCGTTGCCCGGCAGGTAGAAGGCGAACACGTCGCCGTCCTCGGCCACCTTCGTGCCCTCGGGCCAGAAGTTGGCGTAGAAGGACGCCTGGCGGTGCAGCGCGCACTTGCCCTGCGTGATCGGGACGCCGCCCTCCTGGAAGGCGGTGCTGGCGATCGACTTCACCGGCCCGTAGCCGCCGTTGACGAACTTGTCGTTCTTGAGGATCGCACCGACCTTGTCCACCGCCGCGACGACCTTGGGGTCGTTGAAGGCGAGCTTGTGGCCCACCCAGTCGTCGTAGCCCTCGGGGCCGATCTCGCGGAGCAGGATGTCCTCGATCCAGTCCGTGGCCGGCCATCCGGTCGCGTCACCGGACTCGATGCCCGCGCACCACGGCTTGACGCCGGAGCCGGCGATCGTGCCGGAGAGCGTCATCAGCTCGTCCCAGGTCGTGGGGACGGCCCAGCCCTTCTCCTTGAACATCTTCGGCGAGTACCAGACGAAGGACTTCACGCTGGCACCCAGCGGCGCGCCGTAGAAGGTGCCGTCGACGGTGGAGTACTTGGCCCAGTCGGGCGACCAGCCCTCGTCGGTCAGCTTCTTCACCTCGGCCGAGGCGGGCTTGAGCTTGCCGGCCTTGGCGAAACGCTCCAGCAGGCCCGGCTGCGGGAAGAAGGCGATGTCCGGCGGGTTGCCGCCATCCGCGCGCACCTGGATCTGGGCCTCGAACTCACCGGTGCCCTCATAAGTGATCTTCATCCCCGTGCACTTAGCGAACGGCTTCCACGCCTCCTGGAACAGGTCGGCCTCGGCGTCGCGGATCGGGGAGTAGATGCTGACGGTCTTGCCGTCGTGCTTGCCGTACTTGCTGAAGGCCGCGCATTCGGCCGAGGTGCTGCCGCCTCCGCTCGCCGATGGCTTGGGCTCCGTGGATCCGCAGGCGGTGACGGCCAGCGCCAGTCCGATGGTGCCCGCCACCAGGGTGACGCGGCCGGCCCGTGAGGGGAGCGACATGAACCTTCCTCCATATGCAGTTGCCGGGAAGTGTGAGAGCGCTCTCTGGAAGAATTGTCTGCCCCCTCCCCGATGTCAATAACTGTGATACTACGGTTACAGTCCCATTTTTCTTGACAGGCAACTCAGACAACCGTGATGCTCGTGAGAGCGCTCTCACACGACTCGGAACAGAATGGAGCGGTGAGCACATGACCATGTCCGCCGAACAGTCCTACGTCCTGGAGGACTCCGGCGTGCTGAGGTTCCCCGAGGGCTTCGTCTGGGGCGCCGCCACCGCGGCCTACCAGATCGAGGGCGCGGCTCGGGAGGACGGCAGGGGTCCCTCCATCTGGGACACCTTCTCCCGGACTCCCGGCAAGGTGCACGCCGGGCACACCGGCGACGTGGCCTGCGACCACTACCACCGCTACCCCGACGACGTCCGCCTCATGGGCGACCTGGGCCTGCACGCCTACCGCTTCTCCATCTCCTGGCCTCGCATCCAGCCCGACGGCACCGGTCCGGCCAACCCGCGCGGCCTGGACTTCTACGACCGCCTGGTGGACGAGCTGCACGGGACCGGTGTCACCCCGATCGTGACGCTCTACCACTGGGACCTGCCGCAGCCCCTGGAGGACCGGGGCGGCTGGACCAACCGGGAGACCGCCGAACGGTTCGCCGAATACGCCGCGATCGTACACGCGCGGCTGGGTGATCGGGTCGAGACGTGGACGACCCTGAACGAGCCCTGGTGCTCGGCCTTCCTCGGCTACGCCTCGGGCATCCACGCGCCGGGCCGCAGCGAGCCCGGCCTGGGCTTCGCCGCCACCCACCACCTGCTGCTCGGCCACGGGCTGGCGGTCAAGGCGCTGCGCGCGGCGGGCGCCGGCCGGATCGGCATCACGCTCAACCTCGCACCGGTGCTCGGCGACGACGCCGAGGCGGCGTCCATCGTGGACGGCCTGCAGAACCGGATCTTCCTGGACCCGGTGCTGCGCGGGGAGTACCCCGCCGACGTGGTGGAACGGGCCGGCCGCTTCACCGACTGGTCCTTCGTCGAGGACGGCGACCTGGAGATCATCAGCCAGCCGGTCGACCTGCTGGGCGTGAACTACTACCACCCGCAGACCGTGGCCGCCCGCCCCGGCGAGCCCGCCAACCCGGTCTACCCGGGCAGCGAGGGGATCGCCTTCCCCCGCCCCGACGTGCCCAGGACCGCGATGGGCTGGCCGGTCCAGCCGTTCGGGCTGACCGACCTCCTGGTACGGCTGTCGCGGGACTACCCCGGCACCCCGCTGATCATCACCGAGAACGGCGCGGCCTTCGACGACGTCCTGGAGGACGGCCGGGTCCACGACGCGGGCCGGGTGTCCTACCTCGACGGGCACCTGCGCGCCGCCCACGCCGCCATCGAGGCGGGCGCCGACCTGCGCGGCTATCTCGTCTGGTCGCTGCTGGACAACTTCGAGTGGGCCGAGGGCTACGACAAGCGGTTCGGCGTCGTTCACGTCGACTACGCCACCCAGAACCGCACCCCGAAGGACAGCGCACTGTGGTACCGCGATGTCGTCCGCCGGAACGGGCTGTGAGAGCCCGGCCGACTCTGGAGAAGGTGGCCGCCCGGGCGGGAGTGTCCCGGGCGACCGCCTCGCGGGTCGTCAACGGCTCCACCCGGGTGGCGCCGCAGATCCGCGAGGCGGTCAACCGCGCCGTGGAGGAGCTCGGCTACGTCCCCAACCAGGCCGCGCGGAGCCTGGTCACCCAGCGGGCCGACTCGATCGCCCTGGTCTTCCCCGAGCCCGCGACACGCGTCTTCTCCGACGACCCGACCTTCGCCGGGATCATCCGGGGGTCAGCCTGGAGATCGAGGAGGCCGACAAGCAGCTCGTGCTGATGCTCACCGGACCTGACGGGAGCTACCACCGGGTCGAGCGCTACGCCACCAACGGGCACGTGGACGGCGTGATCGTCGCCTCGATGCACGGGACCGACCCGCTGCCGGGGATCCTGACCCGGCGGGGTGTGCCGGTGGTCTGCGGCGGCCGGCCCGGCGTGCCCGGCGACCTGCCGTACGTGGACATGGACAACATCGGCGGCGCCGAGCGGGCTGTCCGGCACCTGGTGGAGCAGGGCCGGCGCCGGATCGCGACCATCGCGGGGCCACAGGACATGATCGCCGGGATCGACCGGCTCGCCGGCTACCGCGACGTCCTGCGCGACTCCGACCGCCGCTCCATCGTCGCGGTCGGCGACTTCACCCGGGAGTCCGGCGCGGTCGCGATGCGCCAGCTCCTGGCCGACGATCCGGACCTGGACGCGGTGTTCGTGGCCAACGACCTGATGGCGCTGGGCGCGCTGCGGACGCTGGGCCGAGCGGGCCGGGCGGTCCCCGGCGACGTCGCCGTCGTCGGCTTCGACGACATCCCGGCCGCGGCCTACGCCGAGCCCCCGCTGACCACCGTCCGGCAGCCGACCGTGGAGATGGGGCGGCGGCTGGCGCGCATGGTGCTCAACCCGGAGGACAGGACGCCGGTGGTGCTCCCCACCGAGCTGGTGGTGCGGGAGTCTACGAGGAGGTCCTGACGACGAGCTCCGTGGACACGATGAACGGGTCGGCGGGGCCGCCCTCCAGGAGGCCGAGCAGCAGGCGGACCATGGCGGCGGCCTGCTCCGCGTGCGGGTTGTGGATGGTGGTGAGCGGCGGGTCGGTGTAGCGGGCCGCCTCGATGTCGTCGTAGCCGACGACGGCGACGTCGTCGGGGATGCGGCGGCCCGCCTGGCGCAGCGCGTGCATGGCGCCGATCGCCATCAGGTCGTTGGCGGCGAACACCGCGTCCAGTTCGGGGTCGTCGGCCAGGAGCTGGCGCATCGCGACCGCGCCGGACTCCCGGGTGAAGTCGCCGACCGCGATGATGGAGCGGCGGTCGGAGTCGCGGAGCACGTCGCGGTAGCCGGCGAGCCGGTCCTGGCCGCCGATCATGTCCAGCGGCCCGGCGATCGTGGCGATCCGCCGTCTCCCCCGCTCCAGCAGGTGACGCACGGCGGCGGCGGCGCCGCCCACGTTGTCGCTGTCCACGTACGGCATGGCGACCGGCACCGCCGGCCTGCCGTAGGAGACGACCGGGACGCGCAGCCGGGTGAGCGCGACGGGCAGCGGGTCGGCGCCGTGGCTCGACACGAGCATGACACCGTCCACGTGGCCGCCGGCGACGTAGGTCTCCACGCGGGCGTGGCTCTCCTGCGACCCGGCCAGCAAGAGCACGACCTGCATGTTGACGGCCTCCAGCTCGATGGAGGCCGAGCGGATCACGGTGGAGAACATCGGGTCGTCGGAGAAGACCCGGTTCGGGGGTTCCGAGACGACCAGCGCGACCGAGTTGGTCCGCTGGGTGACCAGGTTGCGGGCCGCCCCGTTGGGGACGTAGCCCAGCTCGTTCACCGCCCGCATCACCACGTCGCGGATGTCCGGGGTCACCGTGGTCTGACCGTTCACCACCCGGGAGACGGTCGACCGGGACACCCCGGCACGGGCGGCGACCGCCTCCAAGGTGGGTCGTCTCATCTAGTTCCCCCGCAGTCCGTTCCGCTTGATGACCTCGCGATACCACAGCGCGCTGTCCTTGAGCAGGCGCCGCTGGGTGGCGAAGTCGACGTGCACGATGCCGAACCTACGCCGGTATCCCTCGGCCCATTCGAAATTATCCAGCAGCGACCAGACCAGATAGCCCCGCACGTCCGCGCCCGCGGCGATCGCGGCGTGCACGGCGCGCAGATGGCCGTCCAGATAGCCGGTCCTGCCGGTGTCGTGGACCCGGCCGTCCTCCACGACGTCGTCGAAGGCGGCGCCGTTCTCGGTGACGATCAGGCCGACCTCGGGATAGTCGTCGGCCAGCCGTACCAGCAGGCGGGACAGCCCGTTGGGCACGATCGGCCAGCCCATCGCGGTGACCGGCGCGTCGACCGCGCAGAAGCGGACGTCCTCGCTGCCCGGCCACGCCGCGTCGGCGGCCTCGCCGGGCCCGGACTCGACCACGCACGGGTTGTAGTAGTTGATGCCGATCGTCTCGATCGGCTGGTTGATGGTCGTGAGGTCGCCGTCGCGGATGTGGGCGAGGCCGCCGTTGCGCTCGACGATCTCCAGCAGCTCCGCGGGATACCGCCCGCGCAGCGCGGGGTCGAGGAACTGCCGGGTGAGGAGGGTGTCGATCCGGTTCACCGCCTCGGCGTCCGCCGGTGACGGCCCGGCCGCGGGATCGCCCACCTGCGCCGGGGTGATCACCGGTGCGAGGTTGAGCACCAGCGTGATCTCCTCGGCTCCCCCGGCGCGGAGTGCCTGCGTCGCCAGCCCGTGTCCCAGCAGCAGATGGTGGGCCGCGCGCAGGGCAGCGGCGGGATCCTTCCTGCCCGGCGCGTGCACCCCGTTGCCGTAGCCGAGGAAGGCCGACACCCACGGCTCGTTGAGGGTGGTCCAGTGCCGGACCCGGTCCCCCAGCCGCTCGTGTACGGCCCGCGCGTAGTCGGCGAACCGGTGGGCGGTGTCCCGCTCGGGCCAGCCGCCGGCGTCCTCCAGGGACTGGGGCAGGTCCCAGTGGTAGAGGGTGGCGTACGGCGTTATCCCGGCTTCCAGCAGCTTGTCGACCAGGCGGCTGTAGAAGTCCAGGCCCCGGGGGTTGACCGGACCGGTGCCGTCGGGCTGGACGCGGGGCCAGGCGACGGAGAAGCGGTAGGCGTGCAGGCCCAGATCGCTCATCAGCCGGACGTCGTCGGCGTAGTGGAAGTAGTGCTCGCAGGCCACGTCGCCGGTGTCGCCCCCGGCTACCTTGCCCGGCGTGCCGGAGAAGGTGTCCCAGATCGAGGGCTGCCTGCCGTCCTCCTTGACCGCGCCCTCGATCTGGTAGGACGCGGTGGCCGCGCCCCAGACGAACCCGGTGGGGAAGTCCGCGCGTCCCTGGGTGATGGACGCCCCCCGAATGCCGACGATGGTCATCCCTTTACCGCTCCTTGCATGATTCCTCCGATGATCTGCTTGCCGAGCAGGGCGAACACCACGACCAGCGGCAGGGTGCCGAGTGTGGTGCCCGCCAGGCCGAGTACGTAGTCGTTGACGTATCCGCTGGCC comes from Streptosporangium roseum DSM 43021 and encodes:
- a CDS encoding ABC transporter substrate-binding protein, whose product is MSLPSRAGRVTLVAGTIGLALAVTACGSTEPKPSASGGGSTSAECAAFSKYGKHDGKTVSIYSPIRDAEADLFQEAWKPFAKCTGMKITYEGTGEFEAQIQVRADGGNPPDIAFFPQPGLLERFAKAGKLKPASAEVKKLTDEGWSPDWAKYSTVDGTFYGAPLGASVKSFVWYSPKMFKEKGWAVPTTWDELMTLSGTIAGSGVKPWCAGIESGDATGWPATDWIEDILLREIGPEGYDDWVGHKLAFNDPKVVAAVDKVGAILKNDKFVNGGYGPVKSIASTAFQEGGVPITQGKCALHRQASFYANFWPEGTKVAEDGDVFAFYLPGNDPSKKPVLGAGEFVAAFTDRPEVQAVQAYLASAEFPNTRMKLGTYVSARKGVDPANAQNPIDKLSIEMLQDPETVFRFDGSDLMPAAVGAGTFWKGMTDWINGKDTKTVLDYIEASWPKS
- a CDS encoding general stress protein, yielding MAELPTPLATPPATQVVVDRRVLVGYDNYLAAQRAVDSLSDAGFPVEHVAIVGSDLKLEETVTGRMTNGRAALTGAGSGAVFGAVVGMFLGLFTSTTMSFIVLVLWAALWGAVMGAAFGFINHFFTGGKRDFASRSAIVAGRYDVLVAASHLDHARAVMEGAPGPADTMVVEVPPSAGLYDPAAAQPTAPDHHAVTTPSAPGHHATAEPAAPDRRA
- a CDS encoding GH1 family beta-glucosidase, with the translated sequence MTIVGIRGASITQGRADFPTGFVWGAATASYQIEGAVKEDGRQPSIWDTFSGTPGKVAGGDTGDVACEHYFHYADDVRLMSDLGLHAYRFSVAWPRVQPDGTGPVNPRGLDFYSRLVDKLLEAGITPYATLYHWDLPQSLEDAGGWPERDTAHRFADYARAVHERLGDRVRHWTTLNEPWVSAFLGYGNGVHAPGRKDPAAALRAAHHLLLGHGLATQALRAGGAEEITLVLNLAPVITPAQVGDPAAGPSPADAEAVNRIDTLLTRQFLDPALRGRYPAELLEIVERNGGLAHIRDGDLTTINQPIETIGINYYNPCVVESGPGEAADAAWPGSEDVRFCAVDAPVTAMGWPIVPNGLSRLLVRLADDYPEVGLIVTENGAAFDDVVEDGRVHDTGRTGYLDGHLRAVHAAIAAGADVRGYLVWSLLDNFEWAEGYRRRFGIVHVDFATQRRLLKDSALWYREVIKRNGLRGN
- a CDS encoding LacI family DNA-binding transcriptional regulator, which translates into the protein MRRPTLEAVAARAGVSRSTVSRVVNGQTTVTPDIRDVVMRAVNELGYVPNGAARNLVTQRTNSVALVVSEPPNRVFSDDPMFSTVIRSASIELEAVNMQVVLLLAGSQESHARVETYVAGGHVDGVMLVSSHGADPLPVALTRLRVPVVSYGRPAVPVAMPYVDSDNVGGAAAAVRHLLERGRRRIATIAGPLDMIGGQDRLAGYRDVLRDSDRRSIIAVGDFTRESGAVAMRQLLADDPELDAVFAANDLMAIGAMHALRQAGRRIPDDVAVVGYDDIEAARYTDPPLTTIHNPHAEQAAAMVRLLLGLLEGGPADPFIVSTELVVRTSS
- a CDS encoding GH1 family beta-glucosidase, translating into MTMSAEQSYVLEDSGVLRFPEGFVWGAATAAYQIEGAAREDGRGPSIWDTFSRTPGKVHAGHTGDVACDHYHRYPDDVRLMGDLGLHAYRFSISWPRIQPDGTGPANPRGLDFYDRLVDELHGTGVTPIVTLYHWDLPQPLEDRGGWTNRETAERFAEYAAIVHARLGDRVETWTTLNEPWCSAFLGYASGIHAPGRSEPGLGFAATHHLLLGHGLAVKALRAAGAGRIGITLNLAPVLGDDAEAASIVDGLQNRIFLDPVLRGEYPADVVERAGRFTDWSFVEDGDLEIISQPVDLLGVNYYHPQTVAARPGEPANPVYPGSEGIAFPRPDVPRTAMGWPVQPFGLTDLLVRLSRDYPGTPLIITENGAAFDDVLEDGRVHDAGRVSYLDGHLRAAHAAIEAGADLRGYLVWSLLDNFEWAEGYDKRFGVVHVDYATQNRTPKDSALWYRDVVRRNGL
- a CDS encoding carbohydrate ABC transporter permease, with protein sequence MDFDFAAEQPKLVQLLIGVAAFLVVVAVILLLVDRAPMRRRAWPHATILLLPAVALLGIGLVVPAVRTTLLSFMSGDGLNWVGLDNYAWMFTQPEALTVLRNTLIWVLLVPLLVTTVGLVYAVLVDRTRFESLAKSLVFLPMAISFVGAGIIWRFVYAYRAEDQDQIGLLNQLVVSMGGEPQQWLQEPPLNTLFLIVVMVWIQAGFATVVLSAAIKGIPAEIIEAARLDGASPTQMFFRVTLPSIRSAVIVVLVTQSIGTLKLFDIVRTMTGGQFDTSVIANEMYNQAFRYGETGKGAALAVFLFVLVTPIVIYQIRQRREVR
- a CDS encoding carbohydrate ABC transporter permease, encoding MTTLTETVARTRAVTAPQRVRRRLTSRVASAVAIVIAVLWTTPTFGLLLSSLRPEDQIKSTGWWTFFSDPQLTLENYQEVLFGTSSSSGQMMSFLINSIVITIPSVLLPLALATFAAYALAWLPFRGREWIYIGIFALQIVPLQMALVPLLSFFSQGVDVFGVQVLPGWDLEGPARFVQVWFAHTCFALPLGIFLIHNFMSELPGELMEAARVDGATHGAILRKLVLPLVGPALATFGIFQFLWVWNDLLVALIFAGGTAETAPMTVRLAQMAGTKGNEWQRLTSGAFVSVIIPLAVFLSMQRYFVRGLLAGSVKG